The Pseudomonas entomophila genome segment CCGACACTCGGGGCGCCGCCGTTGAGCGCCAGGCTGAAACCATCGATCACCGGTGGTGGGTTGGTGCTGAGGTCGAAGTTGCCCATGTCGGTGCCGTCGGGCAGCCGGCGCACGTTGTAGCCGGTGGCGCTGGTGAAGGTCACCTGGTAGTCGTTGGTAGAGAGCTTGCCGGTGTCCTTGATGGTCACGTTGAGGTTGCCGGTGGCTGGGTTGTTGCCCAGCTTGGGCACGCTGCGCTCGCTGATGGCCTTGGCACTGTTGATGTCACCGAACAGCAGCGCACCGAACTCACCATTCTTGTCGATACCCTGGGCCAGCTGGCTGTTGATGGCGTCGGACACGACCAGGGCCACCCGCCCCAGCTCGTTCAGGGCCGGGTCGAGGGTGTCCTTGCGGTAGCGGATCAGGCCGCCCATCTCGCCACCGGTGGCGCTGTTGGTGATGTCCATCTTGGTGCTGCCGCGGTTGAGCACCAGGCTCATGCGCGTCGGGTCGGTCGGGCTGGGCGCTGTTTCCAGCGTCTGTGTGCCGGTGCCCAGCACCAGCGACTGGCCGTTCTTCAGGTAGATGTCGTAGTTGCCTTCGCGCTCGACCACGTCCACGCCGATCAGCTTGTTCAACTCGCGCACCGCGCCGTCGCGCTGGTCCAGCAGGTCGTTGGGCTGGCCGGTGATGGCGCTCATCTTCACGATCTGCTGGTTGTAGTCAGCGATGGTGGAAGTGAGCTTGTTCACCTGGTCGGCGATCGACTTCATGTTCGAGTTGATGTTGCTGTTTTGCTGGTTCATCTGCGCCGACAAGGCGTTGAAACGCTTGGCGAGGGTCTGCGCGCTGGTCAGCAGCAACTGGCGGGAAGCATCTTCGGTGGGTTTGGCCGAAGCGTCCTGGGCGGCGGTGAAGAAGCTCTTCAACGCGGCGGTGATGCCGGTATCGTTGCCGTACAGGGCCTTGTCCAGCGGCGTGACCTGATCCAGGTACGAGGAGGCATCGGCGGACAGCGAGGTGGTGGTACGCAGCTGGTTTTCGAGGAACGAGTTGTACACCCGGCGCACGTCGGCCAGCGTGGTGCCAGTACCGATGAACACCTGACCGGTCTGCTGGCCACCCTTGGTCTTCTGGACGATCTGCTGGCGAGAGTAACTTTCGACATCGGCGTTGGCGATGTTGTTACCCAGGGTGTACATCCCGGACTGGGCGGCACCCAGGCCCGACATACCGATATTGATCAAACTCGCCATGGTTCCCTGCCCTTAAAGTTGCGTGGTGGTACCGAGCATTGCGTAGCTCTGTTCCGACTTCATCTGTCTTGCGATCTGCGAGATCTTGCTGGCGTAGTTCGGGTCGGTGGCGTAACCGGCCTTCTGCAGCTCTCGCACGAATTGTTCTGGTTTATCGGCAGCCTTCACCGCATCTTGATAGCGCGAATTGTTCTGCAGCAGGCTGACCAGGTCGTGGAAGCTGTCCTGGTAACTGTCGTAGGAGCGGAACGCCGCCGTTTCCTTGACGAACTGGCCATTGCGGAACTCGCTGGTGATCGCCCGCGCCTCGCCGCCCTGCCAGCTGCCAGTGGCCTTGATACCAAACAGGTTGTGGCTGCTGCTGCCGTCGGGGTTGCGCATGACCGACTTGCCCCAGCCGGTTTCCAGCGCGGCCTGGGCCACCAGGTAGCGCGGGTCGATACCGATGCGCTTGGCGGCCTGCTCGGCCATCGGCAGCATGGTGGCGACGAAGGCGTCGCTGTCGGCGAAGGCTTTCTTCGGTGCCAGCGGCGGCTGCGCGCGACCAAGTATCTGCAGCTTGGCGTCCGGCGCGGCGAACGTGCGTGCCGGCGCCCAGTCCCGCATGGCCACGCCACCGGCCGGAATATCGGCGCGGCGCGGCAGGGCGGCATTGGTGGTCGCCGCAGCAGTGCCGGCGGACGGCACGATACCGGCCAGCAGGCGGTCGGTGAGCTTGCCCGGCAAGGCCAGGCGCCGCGAATTCAGCGCGGCCACATCATTGCGCGTGGCG includes the following:
- the flgK gene encoding flagellar hook-associated protein FlgK, translated to MASLINIGMSGLGAAQSGMYTLGNNIANADVESYSRQQIVQKTKGGQQTGQVFIGTGTTLADVRRVYNSFLENQLRTTTSLSADASSYLDQVTPLDKALYGNDTGITAALKSFFTAAQDASAKPTEDASRQLLLTSAQTLAKRFNALSAQMNQQNSNINSNMKSIADQVNKLTSTIADYNQQIVKMSAITGQPNDLLDQRDGAVRELNKLIGVDVVEREGNYDIYLKNGQSLVLGTGTQTLETAPSPTDPTRMSLVLNRGSTKMDITNSATGGEMGGLIRYRKDTLDPALNELGRVALVVSDAINSQLAQGIDKNGEFGALLFGDINSAKAISERSVPKLGNNPATGNLNVTIKDTGKLSTNDYQVTFTSATGYNVRRLPDGTDMGNFDLSTNPPPVIDGFSLALNGGAPSVGDSFKITPTRNAAGTIDSTLTDPKRLAFAAPLTAVNGSGNKGTGQITQPTLTSKLDIYNATQRSDLQTGLKYSTPVKLVFGNETSPQAYTMFDAQGNSIGSGTIIPGQNNKLQLSVPMVDGSGNPINDGAGVQKKFNFEMDITGAPKNGDSFTVSLTGSGSADNRNAQSVIGLQTKSTVEVGADGKGISMTDAYAKLVSNVGGKASQATMDADATNALQSSALSSRNSASGVSVDEEVGNLVKFQQYYTASSQIIKAAQETFATLINSL
- the flgJ gene encoding flagellar assembly peptidoglycan hydrolase FlgJ, translating into MNSKSLVSTPADSGAYTDLSRLSSLKYGDRDSDANVRKVAKEFESLFVSEMLKASRKATDVMASEDDPMNSDTVKQYRDMYDQQLAVSMSREGGGIGLQDVLVRQLSKNKAVHPNTSPFPRIEGAAPALWASRVEAPVRETETAATRNDVAALNSRRLALPGKLTDRLLAGIVPSAGTAAATTNAALPRRADIPAGGVAMRDWAPARTFAAPDAKLQILGRAQPPLAPKKAFADSDAFVATMLPMAEQAAKRIGIDPRYLVAQAALETGWGKSVMRNPDGSSSHNLFGIKATGSWQGGEARAITSEFRNGQFVKETAAFRSYDSYQDSFHDLVSLLQNNSRYQDAVKAADKPEQFVRELQKAGYATDPNYASKISQIARQMKSEQSYAMLGTTTQL